One stretch of Campylobacter sp. CCS1377 DNA includes these proteins:
- a CDS encoding DUF485 domain-containing protein, giving the protein MELNQNQKQSLSRFRNFVSFRNKISLLLSLAVLICYYAFIFSVGAFPDILGYRLGSSSVTLGIVCGIFIIALCIIVTGFYTFIANQYLDKNQEELLKDLENNNLTKHLQNGELSYTQKETQ; this is encoded by the coding sequence ATGGAATTGAATCAAAATCAAAAACAATCTTTATCAAGATTTAGAAATTTTGTTTCTTTTAGAAATAAAATTTCCTTGTTGCTATCTTTGGCTGTATTAATTTGTTATTACGCTTTTATCTTTAGTGTAGGTGCTTTTCCTGATATTTTAGGCTATCGTTTAGGAAGCAGTTCTGTTACTTTAGGTATAGTGTGCGGTATATTTATTATCGCATTGTGTATAATAGTTACAGGATTTTATACTTTCATTGCAAATCAATATTTAGACAAAAATCAAGAAGAGCTTTTAAAAGATTTAGAAAATAACAATCTTACAAAACATCTTCAAAATGGAGAATTAAGCTATACTCAAAAGGAGACTCAATGA
- a CDS encoding multidrug ABC transporter permease/ATP-binding protein, protein MNFILELLKNNKLKIFFFLSFSIFTSILGVLVLVFINEYLLKANSNEGIFIFYFLALLIVFFLSSIFVEISLSIFGQNFIFSMQKRVVKQILDTSMSKISQIGKAKLLASLGSDVRNVSFGLLRFPEFIQSSILILCTCVYLCYLSPKIFAICLVWIIFVFLSNNFLMMKVYKYFKNARENDDALQNNYQNILDGHRELILNRFRAKHYYEFEFEKNAKNKKRNSTIANILHNLSNNWTNIALLALVGLEFYFSLHFSWTSIENATTIALSILFLRTPLVAMIGSFPTLILAKIALDKIAKLELENFEQNFTLHSNKEHWQSIRFDKVAFSYNEKFSLKPTSLEIHKGELIFLIGKNGSGKSTFSMLLAGLISPKEGEIYLDDQKIDSSNLVKYQSLITAIFSDFHLFTQTLENDNFASEEEIKYWLEFLELYEKTDIKDHKITTTKLSTGQRKRLAMFIALLEKRDILILDEWAADQDPVFRRFFYKKLLPLLKEQGKTIFAITHDDAYFDSADRIFLAQNGEISELKGENIKEKARNLIARFE, encoded by the coding sequence ATGAATTTTATATTAGAACTTTTAAAAAACAATAAACTCAAAATCTTTTTTTTCCTATCATTTAGCATATTTACAAGCATTTTAGGTGTGCTTGTTTTGGTATTTATCAACGAATACCTTTTAAAAGCTAATTCCAATGAAGGCATATTTATTTTTTATTTCTTAGCCTTGCTGATTGTATTTTTTCTAAGTTCCATTTTTGTAGAAATTTCTTTAAGTATATTTGGACAAAATTTCATTTTTTCTATGCAAAAACGCGTTGTAAAACAAATTTTAGATACAAGTATGTCTAAAATTTCGCAAATTGGTAAAGCAAAGCTTCTAGCATCTTTAGGAAGTGATGTTAGAAATGTTTCTTTTGGGCTTTTAAGATTTCCTGAATTTATACAATCAAGCATTTTAATCCTTTGTACTTGCGTTTATCTTTGCTATCTTTCGCCTAAAATTTTTGCAATCTGCTTGGTTTGGATCATTTTTGTTTTTTTAAGCAATAATTTTTTAATGATGAAAGTCTATAAATACTTCAAAAATGCAAGGGAAAATGACGATGCTTTGCAAAATAACTATCAAAATATCCTTGATGGGCACAGAGAGCTCATTTTAAATCGCTTTAGGGCAAAGCATTATTATGAGTTTGAATTTGAAAAAAATGCGAAAAATAAAAAGCGAAATTCAACCATTGCTAACATTTTACATAATTTATCAAACAATTGGACAAATATAGCTTTGCTAGCACTTGTAGGGCTTGAATTTTATTTTTCTTTGCATTTTTCTTGGACGAGCATTGAAAATGCGACAACCATAGCTTTATCAATACTTTTTTTACGAACACCTTTGGTGGCGATGATAGGCTCTTTTCCTACTTTAATCCTAGCAAAAATAGCCCTAGATAAAATCGCAAAACTTGAATTAGAAAATTTCGAACAAAATTTTACACTCCATAGCAACAAAGAACACTGGCAAAGCATTCGTTTTGATAAAGTTGCTTTTTCATATAATGAAAAATTCTCACTCAAACCCACAAGTTTAGAAATTCACAAAGGCGAACTCATTTTTTTAATCGGAAAAAATGGCAGTGGAAAATCCACTTTTTCCATGCTTTTAGCGGGGCTTATAAGTCCAAAAGAAGGCGAAATTTATTTAGATGATCAAAAAATTGATTCTTCAAATTTAGTCAAATATCAAAGTTTGATTACTGCGATTTTTAGTGATTTTCATCTCTTTACTCAAACCTTAGAAAATGATAATTTTGCAAGCGAAGAAGAGATAAAATATTGGCTTGAATTTTTAGAGCTTTATGAAAAAACAGATATCAAAGATCACAAAATCACCACTACAAAACTTTCCACAGGACAAAGAAAACGCTTGGCTATGTTTATAGCTTTGTTAGAAAAACGAGATATATTGATTTTAGATGAATGGGCAGCTGATCAAGATCCGGTTTTTAGAAGATTTTTTTATAAAAAGCTTTTGCCTTTGTTAAAAGAGCAAGGTAAAACGATCTTTGCTATCACACATGATGATGCGTATTTTGATAGTGCGGATAGAATTTTCTTGGCACAAAATGGCGAGATTAGCGAGTTAAAAGGTGAAAATATCAAGGAGAAAGCTAGGAATTTGATTGCTCGGTTTGAGTGA
- the cgb gene encoding single-domain globin Cgb encodes MTQEQIKIIKDCVPILQKSGEDLTKEFYKILFSDYPEVKPMFNMEKQASGEQPKALAMAILMAAKNVENLENMRNFVDKIAITHVNLGVKEEHYPIVGICLLKAIKNLLNPSEEVLKAWEIAYEKIAKFYIDIEKNLYEKK; translated from the coding sequence ATGACTCAAGAACAAATAAAAATCATCAAAGATTGTGTGCCGATTTTACAAAAAAGCGGAGAAGATTTAACTAAGGAATTTTATAAAATTTTATTTTCTGATTATCCCGAAGTAAAACCTATGTTTAATATGGAAAAGCAAGCGTCAGGAGAACAACCAAAGGCTTTAGCAATGGCGATTTTAATGGCGGCTAAAAATGTAGAAAATTTAGAAAATATGAGAAATTTTGTAGATAAAATTGCCATCACTCATGTAAATTTAGGCGTAAAAGAAGAGCATTATCCTATAGTTGGAATTTGCCTTTTAAAAGCAATTAAAAATCTTTTAAATCCAAGCGAAGAAGTGCTTAAAGCTTGGGAGATAGCTTATGAAAAAATCGCTAAATTTTATATAGATATAGAAAAAAATCTTTATGAGAAAAAATGA